Proteins encoded together in one Myxococcales bacterium window:
- a CDS encoding type II toxin-antitoxin system HicB family antitoxin, producing MEMAFTAVFKKVPEGYIAFVEELAGANSQGATLEEARENLREAVELVVESSRELAREEAGSGEVIREPLKIEG from the coding sequence ATGGAGATGGCATTCACAGCCGTGTTTAAGAAGGTGCCTGAAGGCTACATCGCGTTTGTCGAGGAGCTGGCAGGCGCGAACAGCCAGGGCGCGACGCTAGAGGAAGCGCGAGAGAATCTGCGCGAGGCGGTCGAGCTGGTGGTTGAGAGCAGTCGCGAGCTGGCTCGCGAAGAAGCGGGATCAGGGGAGGTGATCCGCGAGCCGTTGAAGATCGAGGGGTGA
- a CDS encoding DUF342 domain-containing protein, which translates to MANRFTINVADGGMEATLSITAGESCTTADLRKAISDAGVRRGVLEEPVEQLGQKLADTSFTVNKKVIAQGKRMTEGKAGKLHINNANAKKDIPASHLADDSAKTTGKGGGDKSYLISVVKGQELGHVDRATPGEAGWTVKDAILDCPRVDDPILRLGIGLKCNSKNLVCATSTGVLFNQDGDKLSVVPVPANKRILITVSNDLLKATVRLFPGEPGDADTVTDAIEKAEITHGVDKKASTELAQKLRDPVSQIDELLIAEGVSAKKGKDGHFEPDFPVSTLAGKLRPDGTIDFRDRSTLIAVTDQEVIGLYHPPSNGTPGHDVKGGETEVTPGKDNPPKLGDGAAMGDGNTVVATIDGVINYQPGGTLQVNDAYEHRGDVDLKSGDLKMNGVIIVTGDVARDAKVQATDGIVIKGMIDAGGVECDGPVTVAGGVMVDGKAYIRAGGDVTCHHTQGARIECKETITVKQDIVTSFLRAKVITGESEKCRVRGGMLSAEEQIVVGEAGSELGVKTVLSVAMPLGWEYESVADKLGKAAGAPKPAPVKGKKRGPKKGKREKVESASAIMRRLNEVARIEVRGTLHPGVVIEIGPLSKIIERKSERVRFRYSVVDDEPTIVMQDLPRGGGG; encoded by the coding sequence ATGGCAAATCGCTTTACAATTAATGTGGCAGACGGCGGGATGGAGGCAACCCTTAGCATCACAGCAGGGGAATCGTGCACTACTGCTGACCTCCGAAAAGCAATCAGCGATGCAGGTGTTCGCCGAGGCGTACTCGAAGAACCTGTTGAGCAACTCGGCCAAAAACTCGCCGACACTAGCTTCACCGTGAACAAAAAAGTCATCGCGCAAGGCAAGCGCATGACGGAAGGCAAAGCCGGCAAGCTTCACATCAACAATGCAAACGCCAAAAAAGACATTCCCGCTTCGCATCTAGCGGACGATTCCGCTAAAACGACGGGCAAAGGTGGTGGCGACAAGTCTTACCTCATCAGTGTGGTCAAGGGCCAGGAGCTTGGACACGTTGACCGGGCGACCCCTGGAGAAGCGGGCTGGACCGTCAAGGATGCAATTCTCGACTGCCCAAGAGTAGACGATCCAATCCTCCGCCTGGGCATCGGCCTGAAGTGCAATTCCAAGAACCTGGTCTGCGCCACTTCCACTGGTGTTCTCTTCAACCAGGATGGCGACAAGCTGAGCGTAGTACCCGTCCCCGCCAACAAGCGCATCTTGATCACAGTCAGCAACGATCTGCTGAAAGCGACAGTCCGGCTCTTCCCCGGAGAACCCGGCGACGCCGATACCGTGACCGACGCCATCGAGAAAGCCGAAATCACTCACGGTGTTGACAAGAAGGCGAGCACCGAACTGGCACAAAAGCTGCGAGACCCGGTCTCGCAAATAGACGAGTTGCTCATCGCCGAAGGCGTCTCCGCCAAAAAGGGAAAAGACGGCCACTTCGAACCCGACTTCCCAGTCAGCACCCTGGCTGGCAAACTCCGCCCCGATGGCACCATCGACTTCCGCGACCGCAGTACGCTCATCGCAGTAACCGACCAAGAAGTCATCGGGCTCTACCACCCCCCCAGCAACGGAACCCCGGGCCATGACGTCAAAGGCGGCGAAACCGAAGTCACCCCGGGCAAGGACAACCCCCCAAAGCTCGGCGATGGTGCCGCAATGGGCGACGGCAACACGGTCGTGGCCACCATTGACGGCGTAATCAACTACCAGCCGGGGGGCACCCTGCAGGTAAACGACGCCTATGAACACCGCGGCGACGTCGACCTCAAATCCGGCGATCTAAAGATGAACGGCGTCATCATCGTAACCGGAGACGTCGCCCGCGACGCCAAGGTCCAGGCAACCGACGGCATCGTGATCAAGGGCATGATCGACGCAGGCGGCGTCGAATGCGACGGCCCCGTCACCGTAGCAGGCGGAGTGATGGTCGACGGCAAGGCCTATATCCGCGCCGGAGGCGACGTCACCTGCCACCACACCCAGGGCGCCCGAATCGAATGCAAAGAAACCATCACCGTAAAGCAAGACATCGTAACCAGCTTCTTGCGAGCCAAGGTCATCACCGGCGAATCTGAAAAATGCCGAGTCCGCGGCGGCATGCTCTCCGCCGAAGAACAAATCGTAGTGGGCGAAGCGGGCTCCGAACTCGGAGTCAAAACCGTACTCTCCGTCGCAATGCCCCTGGGCTGGGAATATGAATCCGTCGCCGACAAGCTGGGCAAAGCAGCGGGTGCGCCAAAGCCCGCCCCCGTCAAAGGCAAAAAGCGCGGTCCCAAGAAAGGCAAGCGCGAAAAAGTCGAATCCGCCTCAGCGATCATGAGGCGACTAAACGAAGTTGCCCGCATCGAGGTTCGCGGAACCCTCCACCCCGGAGTCGTGATCGAGATCGGCCCCTTGTCGAAAATCATTGAACGAAAGTCCGAGCGGGTCCGGTTTAGATATTCGGTAGTAGATGACGAGCCGACGATCGTGATGCAGGATCTGCCGCGGGGTGGTGGGGGTTAG